The Streptomyces sp. NBC_00576 genome contains the following window.
AGGCGGAGCGATCGGCGCGCGAGACCTGGGGCGCGCGGGCGATGCACATGACCGTGATCTCCGTACGCAACGACCTGATCGCCTGGTACGAGCGGCGCGGCTACCGCCGTACGGGAGAGATGAGCCCCTTCCCGTACGGCGACGAGCGGTTCGGTATTCCGCTGCGCGACGATCTGCGGTTCGAGCTGCTGGTCAAGGAACTGGTGTGATCCGCGGCGCTCGTTACGCGGTGAAGCGGCCCGTGCGTTTGATCTGCGGGTAGTCGGTGGTCGCGCCGTCCAGTTGGAGGGCGCGTACGAGACGCAGGTCGTCCTGGGTGTTCACCACCCAGCCGATGATCCGCAGGTCCGCCTTTCTCGCCCGCTCGACGATCTCCAGGGTGAGGCGGCGGATGTTGAGGCAGAGGGTCGAGGCGCCGGCCCGGGTGGCGTCGTCCACGACGTCGGTGCCGTAGCGGCTGGCGATGAGCGCCGTGCGGACCCCGGGCACCAGGCGGGTGATCTCGGAGATCGTGTCCGCGTGGAACGAGGACACCTCGACCCGCCCGGCCAGCTCCCGGCGCTCCATCACCTCGCCCAGCGCCCGCGCCGCCGCCGTGTCCTTGATCTCGGCCTGGAGCGGTGCGCCGACGGCGTCCAGGACCTCCTCGAAGACCGGGACACGCTCGTCGCGGCCCGCGTCCAGGGCGCGCAGCTCGGCGAGGGTCTTCTCGGCGATCGGGCCGGTGCCGTCCGTTGTGCGGTCCACTTCGGCGTCGTGCATGACGACGAGGGCGCCGTCCTTGCTGAGACGCAGATCGAGTTCGATCATGTCGAGGCCCGCCTGCTCGGCGGCGACGAACGAACGCAGGGTGTTCTCGGGCTCCACGCCCATGATTCCTCGGTGCCCGATGGTCAGGAAGTTCAAGGCCAACTCGCTTCCGTCGACGGCGGCTCGGCTGCCGCAGCCTAACCGCCGGGCCCGGCATTGAACCCGTACAGACGCGCCGGAACGGCTGGCCGGAAACAGTGAGCCCGGAGAGGGTGTGATCCGGTCGCTGTCGGGTAGTGGAATCACTGCCCTTATGGTTTCCGGCAGGAAAAATTATGGTGACCATGGTGGTAGACAGGACAATCTCTCCTGGCTCGCCTTGTGGTCGGGAACCTCGTACACATACGGTGTCTGTACGCGAGGTTCTCCCGTGGAGGATGGGACATGACGGAAATTCTTGTGCAGGCGAATTTGGACGAGCGGGTTTCTTCGCTCGACAGGGTGGTGGAGCACCCGGCATGGCCTGTGCTCAAGGATGCCGTGGAGCAGATCCGGCCATGGCAGGCCAAGGACGGATCGATCGACTTCGACCGGGAGGACGCCCCGGACCCCGCGGACGTCGATCTCGCCCTACGGCGGGTCGTGGACGCCGTCGCGGAACTCTCCCCGCTGCTCCCGCACGACACCGCCTACCACCAGGCCCTCGCCAAGGATCTGCGCCGCTGGTCCGACAGCGGTTTCCGGGTGCCGGACTTCCTCGACTCGCTGCTGGCCTTCCAGCCCGCCGCGAGCCGCGCGGACGGCCTCCAGCACCTGGTCGTCTTCCCGATGTACACGCAGAACGGCAACCCGGACCGCAACCTCGAAGCGGTCGTCCTGCGCATGGTCTGGCCCGACTGGCTGGCCGAGCTGGAGCGCACCCGCTACGACAACCCGCTGTTCTGCGGCATCTCCTTCGAGGACTTCACGGCCGGGTACGACACCAACTCGGCCGTCCTCTTCCCGGAGACCATCGCCGTGCGCGAGGCGCCGGAACGGTTCACCTGGGGCGGCATCTTCTGCGACCGCGAGGCCGCCCGCTTCCGCCGTGTCACCGACGCCGCCGTCGACATCCTCGGCCTCGAACTGCCCGATGACGTCGCCGCGATGGTCCACGACCAGAAGCGCTGCGAAGAGGCGTTCGTGCTGTGGGACATGGTCCACGACCGCACCCACAGCCACGGCGACCTGCCCTTCGACCCCTTCATGATCAAGCAGCGCCAGCCGTTCTGGATGTACGGCCTGGAGGAGCTGCGCTGTGACCTCACCGCCTTCAAGGAGGCCGTGAAGCTGGAGGCGGAAGGCATCCCGCAGGCCCGTGACGTGCAGTTCGCGGTGCTCTTCGACCGGATGTTCCGCTTCCCGGTCACCGGCGAACGCGTCCGTAACTATGACGGCCTCGGCGGCCAGCTCCTCTTCGCCTACCTCCACCAGCACGACGTGATCCGCTGGACCGACAACAAGCTGCAGATCGACTGGCAGCGCGCCCCGCAGGTCACCAACCAGCTCTGCGCCGAGATCGAGACCCTGTACCGCGAGGGCATCGACCGGCCCAAACTCGTCCACTGGTTCAAGGCGTACGAACTGGTCTCCACCCATCTCGCCCCGCACCCGGGCTCCCGCTGGGCCAAGGGCCCCGACGCCCTCGACCTGAACCAGCCGCCGCGCAAGCTCGTCGACGACGTGCTTCCGGACGAGTTTCCGCTGAGCATGTTCTATGAGGCCCTCTCCAAAAAGCTGAAGAACGTGATCGCCTCCACCAAGGGGATCACCGCGGAGAGCGCCGAGCGGGTCGCCGCATGAGCGGCCGCGCCACCGAAAACACTGCTCAGGAGGCGATGGACATGGGGAACGGGGCTCTCAGCGGTGCGGTGATCGCGGTCGCCGGCGCCGGCGGACCGGCCGGCCGGGCGACACTGCTCAGGCTCGCCGAGGCGGGCGCGACCGTCGTCGGCGCGGACAACGACCCGGAGCGGCTCGCGGAGGCCGTGGACGCGGCGAGCTACGCGCACGGCGGCGCCACCGTCGTCGGCGACACCGTCGACCTGCTCGACCTGCAGTCGACCCATGACTGGGCCACCCGCGTCGAGAAGGACTTCGGGCGCGTCGACGGCCTGGTCCACCTCGTCGGCGGCTGGCGCGGCAGCGAGACCTTCACCAAGACGGTCCTCGACGACTGGGACCTGCTGGAACTGCTGCTCATCCGCACGGTGCAGCACACCTCCCTCGCCTTCCACGAGGCGCTCCAGCGCAGCGAACGCGGCCGGTACGTCCTCATCAGCGCCGCCGGTGCGAGCAACCCCACGGCGGGCAACGCCGCGTACT
Protein-coding sequences here:
- a CDS encoding glycerophosphodiester phosphodiesterase, which produces MNFLTIGHRGIMGVEPENTLRSFVAAEQAGLDMIELDLRLSKDGALVVMHDAEVDRTTDGTGPIAEKTLAELRALDAGRDERVPVFEEVLDAVGAPLQAEIKDTAAARALGEVMERRELAGRVEVSSFHADTISEITRLVPGVRTALIASRYGTDVVDDATRAGASTLCLNIRRLTLEIVERARKADLRIIGWVVNTQDDLRLVRALQLDGATTDYPQIKRTGRFTA
- a CDS encoding DUF6421 family protein, yielding MTEILVQANLDERVSSLDRVVEHPAWPVLKDAVEQIRPWQAKDGSIDFDREDAPDPADVDLALRRVVDAVAELSPLLPHDTAYHQALAKDLRRWSDSGFRVPDFLDSLLAFQPAASRADGLQHLVVFPMYTQNGNPDRNLEAVVLRMVWPDWLAELERTRYDNPLFCGISFEDFTAGYDTNSAVLFPETIAVREAPERFTWGGIFCDREAARFRRVTDAAVDILGLELPDDVAAMVHDQKRCEEAFVLWDMVHDRTHSHGDLPFDPFMIKQRQPFWMYGLEELRCDLTAFKEAVKLEAEGIPQARDVQFAVLFDRMFRFPVTGERVRNYDGLGGQLLFAYLHQHDVIRWTDNKLQIDWQRAPQVTNQLCAEIETLYREGIDRPKLVHWFKAYELVSTHLAPHPGSRWAKGPDALDLNQPPRKLVDDVLPDEFPLSMFYEALSKKLKNVIASTKGITAESAERVAA
- a CDS encoding SDR family NAD(P)-dependent oxidoreductase, whose protein sequence is MGNGALSGAVIAVAGAGGPAGRATLLRLAEAGATVVGADNDPERLAEAVDAASYAHGGATVVGDTVDLLDLQSTHDWATRVEKDFGRVDGLVHLVGGWRGSETFTKTVLDDWDLLELLLIRTVQHTSLAFHEALQRSERGRYVLISAAGASNPTAGNAAYSAAKAAAEAWTLAMGDYFRKAGAAEGAGGPTSAAAILVVKALVHDAMRADRPNAKFAGFTDVKELAEAIVGVWEQPAAEVNGKRLWLTEKP